A portion of the Candidatus Methylomirabilota bacterium genome contains these proteins:
- a CDS encoding DUF1858 domain-containing protein produces the protein MWVDKKSKIEDVVQAFPETIQVFTRYGVACVGCSGASFDNIEVGAKIHGIDVDQLLADLNATITSRN, from the coding sequence GTGTGGGTCGATAAGAAGAGTAAGATCGAAGACGTCGTTCAGGCCTTCCCGGAAACAATCCAGGTCTTCACCCGGTACGGGGTAGCCTGCGTAGGCTGCTCGGGGGCTAGCTTCGACAATATCGAGGTCGGCGCGAAAATCCACGGCATCGATGTCGACCAGCTCCTGGCTGACCTGAACGCCACCATCACCTCAAGAAACTGA
- the cysE gene encoding serine O-acetyltransferase, whose product MFETLRRDIQAARDRDPAVRSTLEILFCYPGVHALWLQRLAHWFWMRRFLFVGRFISHVNRFLTGIEIHPAARLGPGLFIDHGMGVVIGETTEVGENVTIYQGVTLGGTSLERKKRHPTIGDNVVIGAGAKILGPFTVGNNSKIGSSSVVVNEVPPNSVVVGVPGRVIYRDGKKVSQMDFDWTDLPDPVAQAMQCLLNRMQELEKELEELKGHVPQESPADLPSSFRREG is encoded by the coding sequence ATGTTCGAGACACTTCGAAGGGATATCCAGGCTGCCCGGGATCGCGATCCTGCAGTTCGAAGCACTCTAGAAATCCTCTTTTGCTATCCCGGGGTTCACGCCCTATGGCTTCAGCGACTCGCCCACTGGTTCTGGATGCGAAGGTTTCTGTTCGTCGGTCGGTTCATCTCCCATGTCAACCGTTTCCTGACGGGTATCGAGATTCACCCGGCTGCCCGCCTCGGTCCGGGCCTCTTTATTGACCACGGAATGGGGGTCGTAATCGGCGAGACGACTGAAGTTGGCGAAAATGTGACCATCTATCAGGGGGTAACGCTGGGAGGCACCAGCCTGGAACGCAAGAAGAGACACCCCACTATCGGCGACAACGTGGTGATCGGTGCTGGGGCCAAGATCCTGGGGCCTTTCACGGTGGGGAATAACAGCAAGATCGGTTCCTCCTCCGTGGTCGTCAACGAGGTTCCACCCAACTCGGTGGTCGTCGGGGTCCCGGGACGGGTGATCTATCGGGACGGAAAGAAGGTGAGCCAGATGGACTTTGACTGGACCGACCTCCCCGACCCCGTGGCTCAAGCGATGCAGTGCCTGCTCAATCGAATGCAAGAACTCGAGAAGGAACTCGAGGAGCTGAAAGGTCACGTGCCGCAGGAGTCCCCGGCTGATCTTCCCTCATCGTTCCGCCGCGAAGGCTGA